A DNA window from Flavisolibacter ginsenosidimutans contains the following coding sequences:
- a CDS encoding response regulator, whose protein sequence is MSKTVLIIDDDSRNIFALSAVLKAKGFVTLSASDMTEAFGLLQSTEVGVILMDMMMPGMDGYEAIPRLKNESRYKDIPVIAVTAQAMSGDREKCLAAGASDYVSKPVDVDKLVGLLNDYLK, encoded by the coding sequence ATGAGCAAAACAGTTCTCATCATAGACGATGACAGCCGCAACATTTTTGCGTTGTCGGCTGTTTTAAAAGCAAAGGGCTTTGTTACGCTTTCGGCTTCGGACATGACCGAAGCCTTTGGCCTTCTTCAAAGCACTGAAGTAGGCGTGATTTTGATGGACATGATGATGCCGGGCATGGATGGATACGAAGCCATTCCCCGCCTAAAAAACGAAAGCCGGTACAAGGACATTCCCGTTATTGCCGTAACGGCACAGGCAATGAGCGGCGACCGCGAAAAATGTCTTGCGGCCGGCGCTTCGGATTATGTGTCAAAGCCCGTGGATGTGGACAAGCTTGTGGGATTACTGAACGATTATTTGAAATGA
- a CDS encoding response regulator, which translates to MTLFKRNLLIGYGLSLLLLIVSAVASYISISNLLYNQQAVTHTHGIINKLENTLSVLKDAETGQRGFLLTGNDAFLEPYNGAQERAASLLSDIRQATADNPSQQVDCDLLRQVITKRLVILNQLIDQKRKGETVTDASLIAGKVYMDSARNIVKKMVNREQASLEARTARLNQFTSSTPIFIVVASLLAILVTVISFLRVNTDFEKRAQLQKELQQKNHEVSERIHIIENITAKIAAGNFSTRVTETEKENLGVLATSLDKMAESLDYSFTNLADKEWQQTGIAELNEMMIGEKNLEALTSRVLQYLVNYTRSAVGVFYLATDDLTLQVSSSVNLNRTLARTEIQFGEGLAGQSALTHKQVLLQPVDEAELVVDFSAGSLKPKAIIAVPVMYETRFKGIIELASLHDYSSVAQEFLRTAVFNIGMAIHSARDHQRLQEFLHETQTQSEELQAQHSELENINAELEAQAEKLQSSEEELRVQQEELQQANAELEERSRLLEEKNETILERNLAIQKKAEELALSTKYKSEFLANMSHELRTPLNSILLLSRLLSENHAQNLSADQIEYANVIQSSGKGLLTLIDEILDLSKIESGKMELEIGDVRLENLTSELEVLFAPLAKDKGIGFVVQVDGEVPAVLETDHLRVEQILRNLVSNALKFTKKGSVTVTVSKHDNDLAFAVKDTGIGIAKEKQQTIFEAFQQADGSTRREFGGTGLGLSISRELAKLLGGEIKLQSEEGKGSEFTLLLPLQKEVLPATTETMFVKEEEGHAFFADKKYVTDLIPASVPDDRKNIVANDKIILIIEDDTGFAKSLLDYTRSQGYKGIVAVRGDEGIELAKQFRPLGILLDVQLPVKSGWDVMEELKSNKTTRPIPVHMMSSHEVKTKSLSKGAVDFISKPVAFEKLGEMFQKIEQALSKHPKKVLIVEENPKHAQALAYFLESYHVNAEIKNSVDEGVQALKSNDVDCVILDMGIPAQRSYDVLEDVKKTPGLEQLPIIVFTGKNLSHVEEMKIKQYADSIVVKTAHSYQRILDEVSLFLHLMEENNKEPRTAKYKKLGELGEVLKGKTVLVADDDVRNIFSITKSLENYGVNVVSAIDGKDALNQLQAHPKVDLVLMDMMMPEMDGYESTRKIRSLPKYRNLPVIAVTAKAMTGDREKCIAAGASDYITKPVDVDQLTSLLRVWLYQ; encoded by the coding sequence ATGACGCTTTTTAAACGAAACTTACTGATAGGATATGGCCTGTCGCTGTTGCTGTTAATCGTCAGCGCCGTTGCCTCTTACATCAGCATTTCCAACTTGCTGTACAATCAGCAAGCGGTTACACATACACACGGCATCATCAACAAACTGGAAAACACCCTTTCGGTTTTAAAAGACGCCGAGACCGGCCAGCGCGGTTTTTTGCTGACCGGCAACGATGCGTTTTTGGAGCCGTACAACGGCGCACAGGAACGTGCCGCTTCTTTACTAAGCGATATAAGGCAAGCAACCGCTGACAATCCAAGCCAGCAAGTGGATTGCGATCTTTTACGACAGGTTATAACAAAGCGGCTTGTTATCCTGAACCAGTTGATTGATCAAAAGCGAAAAGGCGAAACCGTTACGGATGCTTCGCTGATTGCCGGCAAAGTGTACATGGACAGTGCCCGCAACATCGTAAAAAAAATGGTGAACCGCGAGCAAGCCTCGCTCGAAGCACGAACGGCCAGACTGAATCAGTTCACGTCTTCCACGCCCATCTTTATTGTTGTTGCTTCGCTGCTTGCTATTTTGGTTACGGTCATTTCTTTTTTGCGTGTGAACACCGATTTTGAGAAGAGGGCCCAATTGCAAAAAGAACTTCAGCAAAAGAATCACGAAGTTTCGGAGCGCATCCACATCATCGAAAACATTACGGCAAAAATTGCGGCCGGTAATTTTTCCACAAGAGTCACCGAAACAGAAAAAGAAAACCTCGGCGTGTTGGCAACTTCGCTGGATAAGATGGCCGAGTCGCTTGATTATTCATTTACCAACCTGGCCGACAAAGAATGGCAGCAAACCGGCATTGCCGAACTGAACGAAATGATGATTGGCGAAAAAAATTTGGAAGCGCTTACGTCCAGGGTACTTCAATATCTTGTTAACTATACCCGGTCGGCCGTGGGTGTTTTTTACCTGGCAACGGACGACCTTACGCTGCAAGTTTCGTCAAGCGTCAACCTGAACAGAACTCTTGCCAGAACGGAGATTCAATTTGGCGAAGGCCTTGCAGGCCAGTCGGCCTTAACCCACAAGCAAGTGCTTTTGCAGCCCGTTGACGAAGCGGAACTTGTCGTTGACTTTTCGGCCGGTTCGTTAAAACCCAAAGCCATCATTGCCGTACCGGTGATGTACGAAACGCGTTTCAAAGGCATCATTGAATTGGCCTCGCTGCACGATTACTCAAGCGTGGCGCAGGAGTTTTTGCGAACGGCGGTTTTCAACATCGGCATGGCCATTCACAGTGCCCGCGACCACCAGCGTTTGCAGGAGTTTTTGCACGAAACGCAAACACAATCCGAAGAATTGCAGGCACAACACAGCGAATTGGAAAACATCAACGCTGAACTGGAAGCGCAGGCCGAAAAGCTGCAATCTTCGGAAGAAGAACTGCGGGTGCAGCAGGAAGAATTGCAACAGGCCAATGCCGAACTGGAAGAACGCAGCCGCCTGCTGGAAGAAAAAAACGAAACCATTTTGGAACGCAACCTCGCCATTCAAAAAAAGGCCGAAGAGCTTGCGTTGAGCACCAAATACAAATCGGAATTTCTGGCCAACATGTCACACGAGCTAAGAACACCGCTCAATTCCATTCTGCTTCTTTCGCGGTTGCTTTCCGAAAATCACGCACAGAATTTATCCGCGGATCAAATAGAGTACGCCAACGTCATTCAAAGTTCAGGCAAAGGTTTGCTCACGCTGATTGACGAGATCCTTGACCTCTCCAAAATCGAATCGGGCAAAATGGAACTGGAGATAGGCGACGTGCGGCTGGAAAATTTGACGAGTGAACTGGAAGTTCTGTTTGCGCCACTGGCAAAAGACAAAGGAATTGGTTTTGTTGTGCAGGTTGACGGCGAGGTTCCCGCTGTTCTTGAAACTGATCATTTACGGGTTGAACAAATTCTGCGCAACCTTGTTTCCAACGCACTTAAGTTCACGAAAAAAGGTTCGGTGACGGTCACTGTTTCGAAACATGATAACGATCTTGCTTTTGCCGTGAAAGACACCGGCATCGGCATTGCCAAAGAAAAACAGCAAACTATTTTTGAAGCCTTTCAACAAGCCGATGGAAGCACCCGCAGGGAGTTTGGCGGCACGGGCCTTGGCCTTTCCATCAGCCGCGAGCTGGCGAAACTTTTGGGCGGCGAAATCAAGCTTCAAAGCGAAGAAGGAAAGGGCAGCGAATTCACACTACTTCTACCGTTGCAAAAAGAAGTTTTGCCGGCCACTACCGAAACAATGTTTGTAAAAGAAGAAGAGGGCCACGCCTTTTTTGCTGATAAAAAATACGTTACTGACCTGATTCCGGCGTCTGTTCCCGATGACCGCAAAAACATTGTTGCAAACGACAAGATTATTTTAATTATTGAAGACGATACTGGTTTTGCAAAATCGCTGCTTGATTACACACGCAGCCAAGGCTACAAAGGCATTGTAGCGGTAAGGGGTGACGAAGGAATTGAACTAGCAAAACAATTCAGGCCGCTTGGCATTTTGCTTGATGTGCAGCTTCCGGTAAAAAGCGGCTGGGACGTGATGGAAGAATTAAAATCCAACAAAACAACGCGGCCCATTCCCGTGCACATGATGTCGTCGCATGAGGTAAAAACAAAGAGCCTTTCAAAAGGCGCCGTTGATTTTATCAGCAAGCCGGTGGCATTTGAAAAGCTGGGCGAGATGTTTCAAAAAATTGAACAAGCCTTAAGCAAGCATCCGAAGAAAGTTTTGATTGTAGAAGAAAATCCCAAGCACGCCCAGGCGCTTGCTTATTTTTTAGAAAGCTATCACGTGAACGCCGAAATAAAGAACTCGGTGGACGAAGGCGTGCAGGCACTGAAAAGCAACGATGTAGATTGCGTCATCCTGGACATGGGCATTCCCGCACAACGTTCGTACGACGTGCTGGAAGACGTGAAGAAAACACCCGGTCTTGAACAGCTTCCCATCATTGTTTTTACCGGCAAGAATTTATCGCACGTCGAAGAAATGAAGATCAAGCAATACGCAGATTCCATCGTAGTGAAAACGGCGCATTCCTATCAACGCATACTGGACGAAGTGTCGTTGTTCCTTCACCTCATGGAAGAGAATAACAAGGAGCCGCGAACAGCGAAATACAAAAAGCTGGGCGAGTTGGGTGAAGTGTTGAAAGGGAAAACAGTTTTGGTAGCCGATGACGATGTGCGCAACATTTTTTCGATTACAAAATCATTGGAGAATTACGGCGTCAACGTGGTTTCAGCCATTGATGGAAAGGATGCGTTGAACCAATTGCAAGCGCATCCAAAAGTTGATCTTGTATTGATGGACATGATGATGCCCGAAATGGACGGCTATGAGTCCACAAGAAAAATTAGATCCTTGCCAAAGTACCGCAATCTTCCTGTGATTGCCGTGACGGCAAAAGCCATGACCGGCGACCGGGAAAAATGCATAGCCGCAGGCGCCTCGGATTATATTACCAAACCCGTTGACGTGGACCAGTTGACATCGTTATTGCGGGTATGGCTTTATCAGTGA
- a CDS encoding hybrid sensor histidine kinase/response regulator: MILLVDDKQENLYSLKTLLQLHAYDADTAASGEEALKKILRNDYALVILDVQMPGMDGYEVAETITGYSKTKNIPIIFLSAVNIDKRFIAKGYASGGVDYITKPFDPDLLLLKVKTFCKLYEQTKALKTMQETLKEEIEIRKQTQKALEEANLRLEDKVEERTKALSQANKELETSNAELQQYASVASHDLQEPLRKIITFTGVVREKFLAGHSEAEPYMKKVASAAERMRSLINDLLNYSKLSSAVHFKPANLNQILNETLSDLELSIHEKGAKVTVEELPSAEVIPGQIRQVFQNIISNSLKFSKINTSPEIKIWSDLTASKSFDAPANSKGKYLRIYIRDNGIGFNEQFLGKVFTLFQRLHGRSEYEGTGIGLAIVKKIIEKHNGLVTAKTKEGEGATFIVLLPLQQSLVSAQPILHR; this comes from the coding sequence ATGATTTTACTTGTTGACGACAAACAGGAAAATTTATACTCTTTAAAAACCCTGTTGCAATTGCATGCTTACGATGCGGACACGGCAGCTTCGGGAGAAGAGGCGTTGAAGAAAATTCTGAGGAACGATTACGCCCTTGTTATTTTGGACGTGCAAATGCCCGGCATGGATGGTTACGAAGTGGCCGAAACCATTACCGGCTACAGCAAAACAAAAAACATCCCCATCATTTTTCTTTCGGCGGTGAACATTGACAAGCGCTTCATTGCAAAAGGATACGCTTCCGGCGGGGTAGATTACATCACCAAACCTTTCGATCCCGATCTGCTTTTGCTAAAAGTAAAAACCTTTTGCAAGCTCTACGAGCAAACAAAGGCCCTGAAGACGATGCAGGAAACGCTGAAGGAAGAAATTGAAATTCGCAAGCAAACACAAAAAGCATTGGAAGAAGCAAACCTGCGGTTAGAGGACAAAGTAGAGGAGCGAACGAAAGCATTGTCGCAGGCAAACAAAGAGCTTGAAACAAGCAATGCGGAACTGCAACAATACGCTTCCGTAGCTTCGCACGACTTGCAGGAGCCGCTTCGCAAAATCATCACCTTTACCGGCGTGGTTCGCGAGAAATTCCTGGCCGGTCATTCCGAAGCGGAACCTTATATGAAAAAAGTAGCTTCGGCGGCGGAAAGAATGCGAAGCCTAATCAACGATTTGTTGAATTACTCAAAGCTTTCCTCTGCTGTGCATTTCAAGCCGGCAAACCTGAACCAAATACTGAACGAAACCCTTTCTGATCTGGAGCTTTCCATCCACGAAAAAGGCGCAAAAGTGACCGTGGAAGAACTGCCTTCGGCCGAAGTGATACCCGGCCAAATCAGGCAGGTGTTTCAAAACATCATTAGCAATTCGTTGAAGTTTTCAAAAATCAATACTTCGCCGGAGATAAAGATTTGGAGCGATCTGACGGCCAGCAAATCCTTCGACGCTCCGGCAAACTCAAAGGGGAAGTATTTGCGAATTTATATCCGCGACAACGGCATCGGCTTCAATGAACAATTTTTGGGCAAGGTGTTTACACTTTTTCAGCGGCTTCACGGCCGAAGCGAATACGAAGGCACCGGCATTGGCCTGGCCATCGTTAAAAAAATCATCGAAAAGCACAACGGCCTTGTGACGGCGAAAACAAAAGAGGGCGAAGGCGCCACCTTTATCGTACTGCTACCGTTGCAACAAAGCCTTGTTTCCGCACAACCCATCCTGCACCGATAA